A region from the Candidatus Thorarchaeota archaeon genome encodes:
- the tsaA gene encoding tRNA (N6-threonylcarbamoyladenosine(37)-N6)-methyltransferase TrmO — protein MNIVILYPKMGIAGDMTAASLFDLLRKREEGAEALIDDLLAPFKSHGNVKIESQEKGCRLITSFQEPTITYSEARALQDKFIQSMKLSPSYAEISRNTLEILIEAESFVHRQEFMDAPTKWDPDKFTLPTMNTSTASQPTIEHVQDKPTRITPKETEENSREIRLTSIGVAHTPYVNRDAPNQPIVRLQSEDEKEDIHSTQFTIELQPQFTSALEDLAQFKYIYVVSYLDQTGAETTSQVIPPWDQTKTERGLFATRSPNRPNPIGISVVRLLQVKQNVLYVDSLDLFDGTPILDIKPYIYSIDSRAANNGWITDSDHLLLHRLGIVHSHSQSGTATTEGHLHEASDIIIDSVIPLKILELLKIPVKDTFLAAPLSLGGGKITFSHGTLRVPVPAVKYIIERYQIPSKQGPVELELATPTGVALLAALDIAKRQLPDSVMEQILQVTDASVVLRGKGFGTKTIPDHENALFSYLVHNAEGYLVEEHIAS, from the coding sequence GTGAATATAGTGATCTTGTACCCAAAGATGGGAATTGCAGGAGATATGACTGCAGCCTCACTCTTTGATCTACTCCGCAAGAGAGAAGAGGGCGCCGAAGCGTTGATTGACGATCTCCTCGCCCCGTTCAAAAGCCACGGGAATGTGAAAATTGAATCACAAGAGAAAGGGTGCAGGCTAATAACGAGTTTTCAAGAACCGACCATTACCTACTCTGAAGCGCGAGCCCTTCAAGATAAGTTCATTCAATCTATGAAACTAAGCCCCTCCTATGCAGAGATCAGCAGGAATACACTAGAGATCTTAATTGAGGCCGAATCGTTTGTGCATAGACAGGAATTCATGGATGCCCCTACAAAGTGGGATCCAGACAAATTCACACTCCCGACTATGAATACATCTACTGCGTCTCAACCAACTATAGAACATGTACAAGACAAGCCAACTAGAATAACACCTAAAGAAACAGAAGAGAACAGCAGGGAGATCAGATTAACCTCAATAGGGGTCGCACATACCCCTTATGTAAATCGAGATGCCCCGAACCAACCAATCGTACGGCTTCAGTCAGAGGATGAGAAAGAAGATATCCATTCCACACAATTCACTATTGAACTTCAGCCACAGTTCACATCAGCCTTGGAAGATTTGGCCCAATTCAAATACATATACGTGGTATCGTATTTGGATCAGACAGGGGCCGAGACTACTTCGCAAGTAATTCCACCGTGGGATCAGACCAAGACTGAAAGGGGGCTGTTTGCCACCCGGAGCCCAAATCGACCCAATCCGATTGGGATTTCCGTGGTTCGTTTGCTACAGGTCAAGCAGAACGTCCTCTATGTAGATAGTCTGGATCTATTCGATGGCACACCAATACTTGACATCAAACCATACATTTACTCTATTGATTCAAGAGCTGCAAATAACGGGTGGATCACAGACTCGGACCATCTATTATTACATCGTCTTGGAATCGTTCATTCACACTCACAGTCTGGGACTGCAACAACAGAAGGACATCTTCACGAGGCCTCAGATATCATAATCGACTCGGTCATACCCTTGAAGATTCTTGAACTTCTGAAGATTCCTGTTAAAGACACATTCTTAGCAGCACCGCTCTCACTTGGAGGCGGCAAGATAACATTCTCTCATGGAACGTTGAGAGTTCCAGTTCCTGCGGTGAAATATATCATTGAACGCTATCAAATCCCTTCAAAACAGGGGCCTGTGGAACTTGAACTGGCCACCCCAACGGGAGTAGCATTACTAGCCGCATTGGATATAGCAAAACGACAGCTTCCGGATTCGGTCATGGAACAGATTTTACAGGTCACAGACGCATCTGTCGTGCTAAGAGGAAAAGGATTTGGAACAAAAACGATTCCTGATCACGAGAATGCCCTATTCAGCTATCTTGTTCATAACGCCGAGGGATACTTAGTTGAAGAACATATAGCGTCATAG
- a CDS encoding DNA double-strand break repair nuclease NurA, with product MNRDLDRMLLRLVNEIERIEQTRSKFGQVMQQIKSKIDLGRFPAVAADTAGPEFVKKIEPVALSGLRIAGIDGGLVRRRFRSMDLLLTRGVAVIFHFGPKEGPRVDFYPDPFPPPDPKFISLVLSTQELDQLASLERVATELKITISVLTEFHVDLILVDGSLFYHPRDRPAVGSLAHEKFKEVIALYTQLYQQATRQRTVLAGIIKDSRSTRVVNTLGDILPHLLRDPSTFEMMQGIDYRWLLKMSRDCDLLDTFLEEGERTFAFRYSSELTQASNSIDDIAGWASSIWVTYIKTAREDLPLRVEVLAKDDPRSIEIVDRALATILPLSSHHPEYGIPTPILEADARARISNNETQFVVDRLMAISGLTYTSLEKRRSRNPFGGL from the coding sequence GTGAATCGTGATCTTGATCGAATGTTGTTACGTCTGGTAAACGAGATCGAGCGAATTGAGCAGACCCGATCTAAATTTGGTCAGGTCATGCAACAAATTAAATCTAAGATTGACCTTGGGCGATTCCCTGCTGTGGCCGCCGATACAGCGGGCCCTGAGTTTGTCAAAAAGATCGAACCTGTTGCTCTCTCAGGTCTTCGAATTGCTGGAATTGATGGCGGACTTGTGCGCCGACGATTTCGATCCATGGATCTCCTTTTGACCCGTGGCGTGGCTGTTATATTTCATTTTGGGCCAAAAGAAGGCCCGCGAGTTGATTTCTATCCAGACCCTTTCCCTCCTCCGGACCCCAAATTTATCTCGCTGGTGCTCTCCACACAGGAACTTGACCAGCTGGCGTCACTTGAACGAGTAGCTACAGAGCTGAAAATCACCATTTCCGTTCTCACAGAATTTCATGTGGATCTTATCCTAGTAGATGGCAGTCTGTTTTACCATCCTCGTGATAGACCTGCTGTTGGATCACTTGCACATGAGAAGTTCAAAGAGGTCATTGCACTCTACACGCAGCTCTATCAGCAAGCTACACGTCAGAGGACAGTTCTGGCTGGAATAATTAAAGATAGCCGATCCACTCGTGTCGTTAACACACTGGGGGATATTCTCCCACATCTTTTGCGTGATCCATCGACCTTTGAGATGATGCAAGGGATTGACTATCGCTGGTTGTTAAAGATGTCTCGTGACTGTGACCTCCTAGACACATTTCTTGAAGAGGGCGAACGGACCTTTGCTTTTAGGTACTCTTCTGAACTGACTCAGGCATCAAACTCAATTGATGATATTGCGGGATGGGCCTCTTCTATCTGGGTGACATACATCAAGACTGCACGAGAGGACTTGCCACTACGAGTGGAGGTTCTTGCAAAAGACGATCCACGTAGCATTGAGATTGTTGATCGTGCACTTGCAACAATACTCCCGCTCTCTTCGCACCACCCTGAGTATGGAATCCCGACGCCTATTCTGGAGGCTGATGCGCGGGCACGTATCAGCAATAATGAGACCCAATTTGTGGTTGATCGACTAATGGCGATCTCGGGACTGACTTACACCTCTCTTGAAAAACGACGATCTCGAAACCCATTTGGCGGTCTGTAG
- a CDS encoding CTP synthase has protein sequence MKSKDNGTRFVFVTGGVLSGIGKGATTASIAKLFQFRGYSIRIVKIDPYLNIDPGTLNPIEHGEVFVTEETWTFRPIEDFEFKISEIDLDFGTYERFTGMTVHPSQNITSGQIYTSVILGERRGSFLGRTVQIIPHVTDQIKKRLWENVRKEPVPDVLLVEIGGTVGDIEAMPFLEAVRQLAREVGRDHVAFVHVTLVPYMKSVGEFKTKPTQHSVRTLQGLGLQPDVIVCRAESPLSESARAKIALFCNVPETRVISNPDIPVIYQLPLSFEDQGLGDTLIAHFGLEVRPSNADDWRQMVERFQTHSGTVTIAMPGKYTLLSDSYKSINEALAHAAAACDAKVEIRWIETESRDDEACLTEDLLGVDGVLLTPGFGARGVEGMISAAAVACENSIPFLGICYGAQLGAVAFARKEMGWDGAHTTEVDPDSLYPVVDLMPEQRRTKDKGGTMRLGGHEVKIIKGTKLHGLYGATEVRERFRHRYHLIERYIKKMQSKGMIISAVDPTGHIINAIELTNHPFWIGVQFHPEFKSRPASPHPLYLGLIRAALEYKKGKSRES, from the coding sequence GTGAAGTCCAAAGATAACGGGACGAGATTCGTCTTTGTAACAGGTGGTGTGTTGTCAGGTATCGGTAAAGGTGCCACAACAGCATCAATTGCCAAGCTCTTTCAATTTCGTGGATATTCTATACGGATTGTGAAAATAGATCCATACCTCAATATTGACCCCGGAACCCTCAATCCTATCGAGCATGGTGAAGTCTTTGTCACAGAAGAGACATGGACCTTCCGCCCGATTGAGGATTTTGAATTCAAGATCTCTGAGATTGACCTTGATTTTGGGACGTATGAACGGTTTACAGGCATGACTGTTCACCCCTCTCAAAACATCACATCCGGACAGATCTATACCTCTGTTATTCTAGGTGAACGGCGCGGAAGTTTTCTTGGGCGTACTGTTCAGATAATTCCTCATGTGACTGATCAGATCAAGAAACGGCTCTGGGAAAACGTTCGTAAAGAGCCAGTTCCTGATGTTCTCCTTGTGGAGATTGGTGGGACTGTGGGTGATATTGAGGCCATGCCTTTTCTGGAGGCTGTGCGTCAACTTGCTAGGGAGGTCGGCCGCGATCATGTCGCCTTTGTCCATGTGACTCTTGTGCCCTATATGAAATCCGTAGGGGAGTTCAAGACAAAACCCACTCAGCACAGTGTGAGAACGCTTCAAGGGCTTGGACTTCAACCTGATGTTATTGTGTGTCGTGCCGAATCCCCTCTCTCCGAGTCGGCAAGAGCAAAGATCGCTCTATTTTGTAATGTACCTGAAACACGGGTCATCTCAAATCCGGATATTCCCGTTATCTATCAGCTACCTCTCTCATTTGAAGACCAAGGTCTTGGTGATACGCTTATTGCCCATTTTGGACTCGAAGTACGTCCCTCTAACGCTGATGATTGGCGCCAAATGGTCGAGAGATTCCAGACGCATTCGGGGACTGTGACTATTGCCATGCCTGGGAAATACACTCTACTCAGTGACTCCTATAAGAGCATCAATGAAGCACTTGCACATGCAGCAGCAGCCTGTGATGCAAAGGTTGAGATCCGATGGATTGAAACAGAGAGCCGGGATGATGAGGCCTGTTTGACGGAGGATCTACTTGGAGTGGATGGGGTGCTTCTCACGCCGGGATTTGGTGCTCGTGGTGTCGAGGGAATGATCAGTGCGGCAGCAGTAGCGTGTGAGAATAGCATCCCGTTTCTAGGAATTTGTTATGGTGCTCAACTTGGTGCTGTCGCCTTTGCCCGAAAAGAAATGGGCTGGGATGGTGCTCATACTACTGAAGTGGATCCTGACAGTCTCTATCCTGTTGTTGATCTAATGCCGGAACAACGTCGGACCAAGGACAAGGGTGGTACTATGCGCTTGGGTGGACATGAGGTCAAAATCATCAAGGGCACGAAATTACACGGCCTTTATGGGGCAACTGAAGTACGTGAACGATTTCGTCATAGATATCATCTCATTGAGCGCTATATTAAGAAAATGCAGAGTAAAGGAATGATCATATCTGCTGTTGATCCCACTGGTCATATTATTAATGCTATAGAACTGACAAATCACCCATTCTGGATAGGTGTACAGTTCCACCCCGAATTCAAATCGCGCCCTGCGAGTCCCCATCCATTATACTTGGGACTAATAAGGGCCGCTCTTGAATACAAGAAGGGGAAATCCCGTGAATCGTGA
- the acs gene encoding acetate--CoA ligase — MSDEKKITVTSSEERRFPPPKSFVDKAYVKSHEERMKLWKESVENPDKFWLEIAKKYCYWKKEPTKGFDWKDPEKARFTFFEDGVTNMAWNCLDKHVEAGRGKDVALIWQGEPEDDAITYTFEQLRDEVNKAANILKNLGINKGDRVAIYLPMVPELAITMLACTRIGAVHSIVFGGFSSDSLRERIHDCEAKVLITADGSFRNGKVFPLKDNADKALEGSPSVKKVLVVKRTGVDINWVDGRDVWYHDEYAKVDAKCETEWMNAEDPLFILYTSGSTGKPKGVLHTLGGYMVYTTHTFLYIFDYHPGDVYWCTADIGWITGHSYIVYGPLSAGATTLMFEGIPTYPDVDRFWQIVEKYKVTQFYTAPTAIRALMKYGDDPVKKHDLSSLNLLGTVGEPINPEAWIWYYETIGKSKCPIVDTYWQTETGGVIITPLPGSEALIPGSATFPYFGVDAIIVDEAGQPVSANEGGYLCIKRPWPGLMRTVYGDHDRFINTYWVQYKDPETGKPMYMTGDGARFNDDGYFFVMGRIDDVLKVSGHRLGTAEIESALVAHPSVAEAAVVGFPHDIKGEDIYVFVTLKAGVQKSDELKQELRQHVRKEIGPIATPAKIQFADALPKTRSGKIMRRILKRIAAGQIDDIGDTTTLADPSVVDKLVAERE, encoded by the coding sequence TTGAGCGATGAAAAGAAAATCACGGTAACCTCAAGCGAAGAGCGCAGGTTCCCGCCTCCTAAGAGTTTTGTTGACAAGGCTTATGTCAAGAGCCATGAAGAGCGAATGAAACTCTGGAAGGAATCGGTGGAGAATCCTGACAAGTTCTGGCTTGAAATTGCAAAGAAATACTGCTACTGGAAAAAAGAGCCTACAAAGGGGTTCGACTGGAAAGATCCTGAGAAGGCACGATTCACATTCTTCGAAGATGGCGTCACAAATATGGCATGGAATTGCCTTGACAAACACGTCGAGGCTGGACGTGGCAAGGATGTTGCCCTCATTTGGCAGGGCGAGCCTGAAGATGATGCAATCACCTATACCTTTGAACAGTTGAGAGATGAGGTCAATAAAGCAGCTAACATTCTCAAGAACCTGGGTATCAACAAGGGCGATCGCGTTGCCATCTATCTTCCAATGGTTCCTGAACTTGCAATCACCATGTTAGCATGTACACGAATTGGTGCTGTTCACAGCATTGTCTTTGGTGGTTTCAGTTCCGACTCCCTCCGAGAACGCATTCACGATTGTGAGGCAAAGGTTCTGATCACAGCAGATGGCTCCTTCCGAAATGGCAAGGTCTTCCCACTCAAGGATAACGCTGACAAGGCCCTTGAAGGATCACCCTCTGTCAAGAAGGTACTCGTTGTCAAGAGAACTGGTGTGGACATCAACTGGGTCGATGGGCGTGATGTCTGGTACCATGACGAATACGCCAAGGTCGATGCCAAGTGTGAGACCGAGTGGATGAATGCAGAGGATCCTCTGTTTATTCTCTACACATCAGGTTCCACTGGTAAGCCAAAGGGAGTTCTCCATACTCTGGGTGGCTATATGGTCTATACGACTCACACCTTCCTCTACATCTTTGATTATCATCCTGGTGACGTATACTGGTGCACAGCAGATATCGGCTGGATCACAGGTCACTCCTATATTGTGTACGGGCCGCTCTCAGCAGGCGCAACTACGCTCATGTTTGAGGGAATCCCGACTTATCCCGATGTTGACCGGTTCTGGCAGATTGTTGAGAAGTACAAGGTCACTCAGTTCTATACCGCTCCTACAGCCATCCGTGCTCTAATGAAGTACGGTGATGACCCTGTTAAGAAGCATGATCTCTCGTCCCTTAACCTCCTCGGTACTGTTGGAGAACCAATCAACCCCGAGGCATGGATCTGGTACTACGAAACCATTGGTAAGAGCAAGTGCCCCATAGTTGACACGTACTGGCAGACCGAAACTGGCGGTGTAATTATTACGCCTTTGCCCGGATCGGAGGCTCTGATTCCCGGGAGTGCAACCTTCCCATACTTTGGAGTTGACGCTATCATTGTGGATGAGGCTGGCCAGCCAGTGAGTGCAAATGAGGGTGGATATCTCTGCATCAAGCGACCCTGGCCTGGTCTTATGAGAACCGTATATGGTGATCATGACAGGTTCATCAACACATACTGGGTACAGTACAAGGACCCCGAAACTGGTAAACCGATGTACATGACCGGAGATGGTGCTCGTTTCAACGATGATGGATACTTCTTCGTGATGGGCCGAATTGACGACGTTCTGAAGGTGTCTGGTCATCGACTTGGTACTGCCGAGATTGAGAGCGCACTCGTTGCACATCCATCAGTTGCAGAAGCAGCTGTTGTTGGATTCCCCCATGATATCAAGGGTGAGGACATCTACGTGTTCGTCACTCTAAAGGCGGGTGTGCAGAAGTCTGATGAATTGAAGCAAGAACTTCGGCAACATGTAAGGAAGGAGATCGGCCCAATTGCTACTCCTGCCAAGATCCAGTTTGCCGATGCATTGCCCAAGACACGTTCTGGCAAGATTATGAGACGTATTCTCAAGAGAATCGCAGCCGGTCAGATTGACGATATCGGTGACACCACAACACTGGCAGATCCAAGTGTCGTTGATAAACTGGTTGCAGAGCGTGAGTAG